A stretch of the Actinomyces faecalis genome encodes the following:
- a CDS encoding response regulator has translation MKLVILVVEDEPEVRDAVVGDLAPFAQVVRIEPAEDVSDAWEVVAEIEDDGDLLALVLADHRLPGRSGVDMLVEMTSDERTAAARKVLVTGQADQEDTIRAVNEAGLDHYVAKPWQPEDLQAVVREQLTDLVLEEGLDPLPHLPALDGARAMEALRWEGGARV, from the coding sequence ATGAAGCTGGTCATCCTCGTCGTCGAGGACGAGCCTGAGGTCCGCGACGCTGTCGTGGGCGACCTCGCCCCCTTCGCCCAGGTGGTTCGGATCGAGCCGGCTGAGGACGTCAGTGACGCCTGGGAGGTGGTCGCGGAGATCGAGGACGACGGCGACCTCCTCGCCCTGGTGCTCGCTGACCACCGGCTGCCCGGGCGATCGGGGGTCGACATGCTCGTGGAGATGACCTCAGACGAGCGCACCGCCGCCGCGCGCAAGGTCCTGGTCACGGGCCAGGCGGACCAGGAGGACACCATCCGCGCGGTCAACGAGGCAGGGCTCGACCACTACGTGGCCAAGCCCTGGCAGCCTGAGGACCTTCAGGCTGTCGTGCGTGAGCAGCTGACGGACCTGGTGCTGGAGGAGGGGCTGGACCCGTTGCCGCACCTGCCAGCCCTCGACGGCGCCCGCGCCATGGAAGCCCTGCGCTGGGAGGGCGGCGCTCGGGTGTAG